ATTTACATCGTCTACAGCAGTCCTTTCTGCACACCATGGACCATCTGTGATTTGTTTGACTGCAGGAACACTTGCGATTGGCCTGAACACAGTCATTTAGCAATAATGCTGAAATTAAAGTAGATTCTTGAGATTTGCCAACATCTGATCAACATCTGTGGCTGTTAATTAGTGGCACAGGTGCTGTACCCCTCTCCTCCAGACTGTGGACGTCTCTGGGTGAAATAcagccactgctgttctgtgcaCGTTTGTGCAATGTGGTGGTCAACACATTACAAAGGAAATGAATAGAAACTTCTGCTTAGAAGTCCCATActcatttatttactgttatttCACGTTGAAGACGTGCTGAGAGTGAGACCACAAACATAGCAGgggcatgcaaaaacacacctTTATCACCTAAATGAATAGTTTTCTAATAGTTTATCAATAGATTATCAATCTTGCTGTAAAATGATTAGAGCTTAAGTCATAGAATCTCTTTCATAGTCGATAGGTCTTATAAGATAAGATAAGCTAGCTGTTGTTGTAGTGGTGATTTAAGATTAGTTATCACATACCTTTGGTATAGCAAAGTTTATGTTGACACTTAGAAACATTCATTTCATAAGGAACCTGTGACATTTTGGCTACACGGGAGCAAGGCTCAAGTGCTGGAGACAAGCAGGTGTATTTAAAAGTAAGAAAACACTTAGcaaaacaaagtaaattaaTCCTTATGGATGAGGAAAGCGATCCAAGTGTCAGTCAGGGTAAGGCTAACGCAAAGCGCTAGGAAAGGACTgttgtgggtttaaataagaaAGGGTGTGATGAGACAGGGGTATGGGCAATAATTCAACAAGAAGGTGGTTGGAAATGGGGGAATGATGGCGAGATGTCGATGGTATTGGTGTGGGTGCCTATCGGGGCATGACGGAACCCTTACAtcagtgtttgtatgtatgcattcaTCTATTTATTTGAAGTTCGCCGTATTTTCAAGAATAAATACTGGAGCTGGCGTATCTGTCTTGATTACATTACAGCTCACTGAAAAACCTCAATACGCACACAGGGAGTGCAGTACAATCTCTTATTGATGATCTTATTAGAATGACATGTATTCTCTAGTCTTTCATGGAATGGATGGTGGTATAATCATAGCCTGATAaaagatctttttttgttgtggaATTATTTTTATGGTCAGCTACGGGCTAATATTTTAAAGGATTTTATCATGAAGATTTGGTCTCtgacattttgtatttatcATCAGTAGAATACAGTTTAGCAGTGGAGATCAAATACTGTGATTGGTTTCCCACTGACATGAGTCATCGTCATATCCTCAGGATGCGTATCTTTTTCTGTGTGAttgcagagaagcagagagaactGGCGAGGAAAGGCTCAGCGAAGAACAGTACGGCGGGCAGCCCTGTCAATCAACAGCCCAAAAAAACCAACGTAATGGCCAGAACACGGTGAGATAGCCGTACAGACTCGGTGGTTGGAGGGTTGGTGTGGGAGATAGCTTGTTGTTCAGTCAAATCTTTTAATTAATGGTCAGGACCATTATCTGAGAAAGAAGGCACACTGGCACGTGTCAAGAGGTCACGTGTCATGTCGCACGCACAGTTTGGGAAGGAAACACGGCCTTTTCTTTGTGCAAAACCATAGAGCTGAAGCAGCATACACATCCGCCGCTAGCAGAACTCTGAGAACAGAAAGCTGGTGAGTGCTAATGAGAGAGACACAACAGGAAGAAGAGCGCTCGCCGCTCCCCTGCTGGGATCAGAAGAGATGAGAGGACCCTGGTGCAGGGCTGAGGGCCAGCGCAGTAGCTGGACACAGGCCCTGCTCAGTGAGCCTGTGCATTACAGATTAGCCCAATCCTTTGTTCCGCAGACGGATAGGGAAGCTAGCCTTGCTGGTGCAGAAACTGACAAAACCGTGCTCTAATGGCTAGAAACCTAGCCCGTTCCCACAGCTATTCTGGATTTCCACACTAGGGTTTCACCATTTGATGTTTTAGGTTAGAGAATAAAATGCTACTTCACTTTTGGGGTGTCTTATAAAGAATGTGTTATGATGTTGTTGTGCTTACAATGATTTGAAAGTTTTGGGAATGCAAACAAGATGGTTATTAAAATGTGTGGTGTCAGATTTTTGCATGacgtgttttctttttgttcttttagacTTTAGTGCAGTAAAACTTGAACCGTCTCTCCCTGCATTTCTCCTGTAGGCTGGTGGTCCCTAATAAAGGCTACTCGTCCTTAGACCAGAGCCCTGATGAGAAACCCTTAGTTGCACTCGACACAGACAGGTACAGTATTCTACAGCAGTAAAGAATGACCTGGGGGCTGTGCACATTCCTGAGCAGCTCTGTTATAAAACTACAAACAATTGTATTATGAAACAATTAACACACCTGTCAAGTGTTTCGTCTCTAGCTTTAAAGAGGTAGTGAATCAATCTCCTGAAAACCACATATTTAAGATGACAGGCTATTATTTCAGCTCCAGTACCTCTACCTCAGTAATATCTCCAGATATTCTGAAACAATGCAGGTGTCCTTAGTTCATTGTAGCCCAACAGAAAATCAGTCCAGGGAAGGGCCAGTGGGGCAGATGATGTCCTAAAGACTGTaaatatgattgtgtgtatagaTTCGACTGACACTGTTTCTGTAGGCCTGATCTGCGTCTGTGCTTGTTGAGGCTTGCAATCATGGAAAACATTAATGACACTCCCTGCTAGATGTTCCCATTGGTCCCAGGTGCATGACATCACTGCCACGAAGCGAAGCTCGCCCGTGATAGGGCCATGCATTAGATCATTTGTGTCTTCCTATCCCTCGCTGTTGTCTGTTCTATTATTGGGGTGTGTTCTCATGTGTAATCCCATCTCACCTTGCTTTCTGTCGTTGTCTTCCGGgtcacatgtgcgcacacactcgtgtacacgcacatccacacacaaacaccttttcCTAACCCACATTACTATATGCCTCCGCTCTGCCCCCACTGCTCAGTCTTGCTTGTTTAGTTCTTGCTTGCCGCTGAGCTTATCTTCATTAAAAGCAGACAGTAATTACCAAAGCAATCTGGGCACTGATTGTCTCTGCTGTTTTTCTTGATCACCGTCTCACTGAAGGCCTCTTGCCATCTTCATCCTTCTCAGTGAAATCTAAACAACATTACTGAGGAAAAGTGTTTCCACTAATTCACTATAGTATCGCATATACTTTTTCACCAGTTCACATTTagtgagttttatttttttttcctaccaAGGTAAATtagctgttctgttttttgttcccCTGCCAACACACAGTGTAATTTTCAAGCCATCTATGATTTTACTCAGACCTGATAGAGTAGGGACACTGTAAAAACCTCCACCGATGGACTGCCCGAGTCTGCTGCTGAGAGCCACTTCTGAGTGAACACATGAAACGAGGCTGAATTCCCAGAGTCTGTGTTGTATCACTTCATCATGGTACAACGTAGGTCCATAATGGCCTTCAATCTGTTCCTTTCAGTGATGATGACTTCGATGTGTCCAGATACTCTTCGTCCGGATACTCCTCAGCTGAGGTGAGGGCTCATATGGACCAGTGTCTAAATACTACACAGACATcactttattgtcattctttCAGAAAAACGTAACCCCACTGTTACTAAGACATCCACTCACTGTCACCATATTCAGTACGGTCCTGAAATTTTTGGGAGTCTTGTTCTTTTGATCACTACATAGACCATAACATTCCTGTAACTATTTCCTATGAATATTGCTTCATAATTTCTCGCAGAATGTGCTGCTCCTTGCCTTCTGTGTTAGCGTGTCCTTGGTGTCAGCGTGATGTCACTGGCTGTACCCAGCCCATTGCTGTATTTACTCTccactgtgtcctgtgtttcaCACAGCTTGTCAGGCTGATACACTGTTTTCAGCATGGATAAGGATGGCAGGGAACAGTAATGACATGACTAACCTGATCTGTGCCCTCTTCAGCAAATCAACCAAGACCTGAACATCCAGCTCCTGAAGGACGGCTATCGGCTGGACGAAATCCCAGACGACGAGGATCTAGACCTCATTCCCCCCAAATCAGTCAACCCCACCTGCATGTGCTGCCAAGCGACCTCCTCTACAGCTTGTCGGATCCAGTAATCCCCTAtacttcccctctcctcccctgaACCACTTTCCCAGACCCTCCTCTACTGTGAGTTTTCCTCACTTTGACGCTCAGAACAGAGTAactattaaataatttaaacagaGTCATGAGAATGGGTATAATTAAACTAATATATAAGGAAAAATGGGATGTACACCAAAAAAAAGATACTAACAGTGGTTCCTCCTATGGTAGGACATGTGAGTCTTTGTATTGCCACTAGAGGGAGCTAGGCTTAGGTGTgcatatgtatagaatgtgttgAGGTGAAAATGACTATATAACAATTAGtatgggaaagaaaaactaattATATTTGAAAGAATTTCACATAAATTACTATTTTCCTCTAGGATCTTCAGTCTGTCTCAGTTGCACCATCTTTGTTCTGTTGTTGATGTCTTGGTGCATGGTAGTGTTCAGTTATTGGTGTGGAAGGGTAAAAAGTAgccttttgtttctgaatgaaAGAGAACCACAGTGAGCAACAGAGTATTGCCCTCTCACCTGCCTAATGGGGATTTGGATCTGCTCCTTACACTCATATAAAAATGCTATCAGTACTTTGTaccaaatgcttttaaaaggttttaatcTGGCATGAGATGTGTATGCATACATTAAATTAAGACACTTATCTGCCATTGATTGCATAGTAGAGCTTAACAGTACAGCACCTATTGTGAGGAACTGAAATCAACTAAACATACATAAGTGATTCCTTCACTCTGTGAACTTTTACCAAGGCTCACTTAATGTGTCAGAGTAACGTTTTGGGTGAAAATGTAATCCATGCTAATTGTTTGTAATACGTTTTCTACTTGTGTGGTTACCGACAAACCAACATCTGTTTACTACATCAATACAATGATCCAGAATACAGAATGATCAATGGATGGTATCTGCCAGACTGTCTCTAGGGTTTATGGTCATATGTGCAGCTCTCCTAGTATATTAGCTTGTCTGTTCACATAGTAATAACTAGCAGAATATGATGGATGAGAGATTTACCTTATGATTTCAAAAGCTGTCTTAGAAGATATTATTAACACTGTGTCAATTTTTATTGTATAAAGTGTCATATAAGCATTATAGAAGTTGATGTGCATCTCATCTTTTTGTAACATGATTGACCTGttactgaatttgtttttattttgcgAGTGCCAAAAGCATGTTATGAAAAATTGATAGCCAGATACCTGTTTAGCACTCCTGTCCATCTAGACCCCAGAGTTTTACTGATTAAAGAGACATACTGGGCTGTCTGATCCCAGCCAACACTCCTGCAGTGCTACAATATGAGAGCTTGTCTCCTATATAGACATTTTGGTGAAATGTCGGTATCCACATGCATTAATCTCCTTTTAGCCAGTCTAGGAAATAGCTTAACTGGTACATTTTGGTCTAGACCAACACTTGTATGAAATGGAAATTGAAAGATCATTAGATCAGGACAAGAACAACCTGTATCGGGAGAAGTTCCCCAAACAGTTCAGTATAAGCACATTTTCACGCATCTCCTTTAAGGATCCTAACATTTTTGAAGAGGGCACTGATGACTGCACATCTACACACTATTTTAACTTTGCCATGTGACAAACAGTTTAATAAGCAAACACACTTATTTTGTCTGTCGTCACAATACTCATTATTCCTGCTTTGAGCATAATGTACCAGCTTTTATGTGGAAAGTGCCCCCTGATCCTCCCCCACTGCCATTCATTATTAGGCATCATTTGTAGAATGCGCATACCCGCATACCACAAACACTCTGGATTTGTTAAATACGGTATATTACTTTAGGGGAATATGTTTGAGGAGAGTTTGGAAGTGCTTTATGCCTAAGCCGATCACTTTGAAGCTGCAAAACCCCTCCGGGTCGCTCACTTAGGGACCGCCCTTTTCACGTCCTCTTGATCGTCTTTCTAAACGTGCGGGGACCTGTGTAGTTACCGAATTATCTGTCATGTGTTATGTAAACGTAGAGCCCAGTGCTCCCAACTCAACAGTTTTGCACAGCTTACTTATCAGAAGGGAGACGGTTTTTAGCTGTAGTCAGGATACAAGGGTGCACCTGTAATCTTCACGCATCAAGATTATGGCTTTGTATCCCATCTGCTTGTCTTGTGATGTGGaggttgtggtgtttgtttatttatttgctggtttgtttgtttttttctttacctgtTAAAATGATCCATGCAGCAGCTTCTGCCCTCATTCCAGACAGTGTTAAGGGATAGCTGAAAGCTGTTTCCTCTCCTGGTACAGACTGACCATGGGAAAGAGGACTACAGAGTTTCTGTTTCCTTACAACGGTTCATGCTGGAGCTGATTGGAGTGAAAATGAACAGCTTCTCTTTGGCTTTTGTGTGAACCGTGACCCAttcgctctctcctctctcagctTATGCCTTAAGTCAAGCTCTGCAATAcatcttattatttattacaaggTGATTGTTTAAATTTATTTGAACAAATGGTTTGCATTTTTAACATAgatacatgtctgtctgtgttttgtttcccctGCTAAGTATCATATGACTATAACGATTTTCCATGCCAGTATTTAATGATGTTATTGTTGTAGTGTAGCATATGAATAAATACACCTGCCACATTCTGTTGTGATCCTCGTCAAGAGTGCATGCGACTaaatgtctgtgtctgagtAAAATGTGTGTTGCTGTCTTACCCGGCTTATTTTACATCTACATGGTTATTTTCCTTCTTTGTCCGATTAAATTGACCACTCCGTTGTGAGCGCTGTCAAGCTGACATGGAATTAACCTCCACGCCCGTTGTAAGCCAGGAAGTTGTAATAACTGGCAGAGAGGCATGAGCTTGTATAGAAGGAGGTCTAAGGTTGGGGAGCAGGCCTGATTTAGCCTGGGTCATCCGCTCTGCAGCAGATGGTGTGGCAGGCTTAGCCCCAGGCCTCCATAGCCATACTTCGGACAGCACATGCTATATGCTACATCGGGTCCTTGCTGAAGATAACATTCAGATATTACTTAAGGTGAGATTTCAGATTTAACAGAAAGGTCTTTTTAGGGTTTTAAATGGAGCAATAATGCAATTTTAGGTGCAGTTCTTTTATATGACAGCAATTTTGCAGCATAGTTGTTGCTGGTGGTGAGTCTGGATGTAATTCTTTATCATGGCCATTTAGATTCAACAGCTATTCCTTGACATTCAGAAATCCATAGAGATTTATCAGCTGTTGACATGTTGCCGTAAAGGGCAAAACTTGTCCAAAAAAATATAGTGTTTTACACTCGCCTGTATGACATATATAGTATGCCGTGCTTTCACTGTAATTTAGTGGATACAATTAGACGCCTGCAGCTTCGCAGCGTAAGGGAGGGGAGGTTGGGTGTGATAGTGCCAGCGAGGCTCCAGTGTGGCTTCCCTGCTGCTGCTTGGGGCCCAGATGCTGCATCCTCGCATGAGTTC
This is a stretch of genomic DNA from Electrophorus electricus isolate fEleEle1 chromosome 6, fEleEle1.pri, whole genome shotgun sequence. It encodes these proteins:
- the fam219aa gene encoding protein FAM219A; amino-acid sequence: MMEEMDRFQVPPVNSETQPLDPSATSGSETNSDPRETESVAINYKPSPLQVKIEKQRELARKGSAKNSTAGSPVNQQPKKTNVMARTRLVVPNKGYSSLDQSPDEKPLVALDTDSDDDFDVSRYSSSGYSSAEQINQDLNIQLLKDGYRLDEIPDDEDLDLIPPKSVNPTCMCCQATSSTACRIQ